In Pseudomonas sp. MTM4, one genomic interval encodes:
- the rpmI gene encoding 50S ribosomal protein L35 translates to MPKMKTKSGAAKRFKKTANGYKHKHAFKSHILTKMSTKRKRQLRGTSLMHPSDNAKVERMLRVR, encoded by the coding sequence ATGCCAAAGATGAAGACTAAAAGCGGCGCTGCGAAGCGCTTCAAGAAGACGGCAAATGGCTACAAGCACAAGCACGCTTTCAAGAGCCACATCCTGACCAAAATGTCTACCAAGCGTAAGCGCCAGCTACGTGGTACATCTCTGATGCACCCGTCTGATAACGCAAAAGTAGAGCGCATGCTGCGCGTTCGTTAA
- the pheT gene encoding phenylalanine--tRNA ligase subunit beta, with amino-acid sequence MKFSEQWLRTWVNPQVSREELVARLSMVGLEVDAVIPVAGEFSGVVVGEVLSTEQHPDADKLRVCQVSNGSETFQVVCGAPNVRPGLKIPFAMIGAKLPGDFKIKKAKLRGVESNGMLCSETELQIGVDDSGLMELAADASVGSDLREYLGLDDASIEIGLTPNRGDCLSIAGLAREVGAIYAASVSPVDIAPVDAAHDEVRPVEVLAPKACPRYLGRVIRNVDLARPTPLWMVERLRRSDIRSIDAVVDVTNYVMLELGQPLHAFDLAEINGGIRVRMAEEQEKIVLLDGQEVTLRADTLVIADHQRALAIAGVMGGEHSGVSASTQDLFLESAFFDTIALAGKARSYGLHTDASHRYERGVDSQLAQAAMERATTLLLQIVGGSAGPVTEVASEADLPKVAPIQLRAQRIEQMLGLEMAGEQVVSLLSALGLGVVEQSPGCWEVSVPSHRFDISLEVDLIEELGRLYGYDRLPVRYPQARLAPEARPEARAELPALRRLLVARGYQEAITYSFIDPKLFELFSPGVEPLRLANPISSDMAAMRETLWPGLIKALQYNLNRQQTRVRLFESGLRFVGQLGQLKQEPMLAGVITGSRLPVGWSNERAAADFYDMKADVEALLGHVGDASAYDFVPAEHPALHPGQTARIERGGRPVGYIGGLHPELAATLGIDQPVYLFELLVAEVSEGLLPSFNELSRFPEVRRDLAVLVAQDVSADDLLRCIRNAAGENLTDLKLFDVYQGKGIDPLSKSVAVGLTWQHPSRTLNDDEVSGALQQILSSLEERFNATLRK; translated from the coding sequence ATGAAATTCAGCGAGCAGTGGTTGCGTACTTGGGTCAATCCGCAGGTTTCCCGTGAAGAACTTGTGGCACGCCTGTCGATGGTCGGCCTAGAGGTCGATGCGGTTATTCCGGTTGCCGGCGAATTTAGCGGTGTGGTGGTGGGGGAGGTGCTTAGTACCGAACAGCACCCCGACGCCGACAAGCTGCGCGTATGTCAGGTCAGCAATGGCAGCGAAACCTTCCAGGTGGTCTGCGGTGCCCCAAATGTGCGCCCCGGACTGAAAATCCCCTTCGCCATGATCGGCGCTAAGTTGCCGGGCGACTTTAAGATCAAGAAGGCCAAGCTCCGTGGCGTCGAATCCAATGGCATGCTGTGTTCGGAAACCGAACTGCAGATCGGTGTCGATGACAGCGGGCTGATGGAGCTGGCTGCGGATGCGTCGGTGGGTAGTGATCTGCGTGAATACCTCGGCCTCGATGATGCGAGCATCGAAATCGGTCTAACGCCGAATCGAGGGGATTGCCTATCCATCGCCGGGCTTGCACGTGAAGTGGGTGCGATTTACGCGGCGTCGGTTTCGCCAGTCGATATTGCTCCAGTGGATGCAGCTCATGACGAGGTGCGCCCGGTCGAGGTGCTGGCTCCGAAAGCCTGCCCTCGCTATCTTGGTCGTGTCATTCGCAATGTCGATCTGGCGCGGCCGACTCCGCTGTGGATGGTCGAGCGGCTGCGCCGTTCCGATATCCGCAGCATCGATGCTGTCGTGGACGTAACGAACTACGTGATGCTCGAACTGGGCCAGCCGTTGCACGCATTCGATCTTGCCGAAATCAATGGTGGCATCAGGGTTCGGATGGCTGAAGAGCAGGAAAAGATCGTCTTGCTCGACGGACAGGAAGTAACACTGCGTGCCGATACGCTGGTCATCGCCGATCACCAGCGTGCCCTCGCGATTGCAGGTGTAATGGGTGGTGAGCACAGCGGTGTAAGCGCCTCGACGCAGGACCTGTTCCTTGAAAGTGCCTTCTTCGACACTATCGCACTTGCGGGCAAAGCACGCTCTTACGGTTTGCATACAGATGCATCGCATCGTTACGAACGCGGTGTCGATTCACAGCTTGCGCAGGCAGCTATGGAGCGCGCCACGACATTGCTGCTCCAAATAGTTGGAGGCAGCGCCGGCCCAGTGACCGAAGTCGCAAGCGAAGCCGATCTGCCAAAAGTCGCTCCGATCCAGCTGCGGGCGCAGCGTATCGAGCAAATGCTCGGTCTGGAGATGGCGGGAGAGCAGGTCGTCTCGCTGCTGTCCGCTCTCGGCCTGGGCGTCGTGGAACAGTCACCGGGCTGCTGGGAAGTCAGCGTGCCCAGTCATCGTTTCGATATCAGCCTTGAAGTAGATCTCATCGAAGAGCTGGGGCGCCTCTATGGTTACGATCGTCTTCCGGTGCGTTATCCGCAGGCGCGACTGGCCCCAGAGGCCCGTCCCGAAGCCCGTGCGGAATTGCCAGCGTTGCGCCGTCTATTGGTTGCGCGTGGCTACCAGGAAGCGATTACCTACAGCTTCATAGACCCGAAGTTGTTCGAGCTTTTCAGTCCTGGCGTCGAACCGCTGCGGCTAGCCAATCCGATCTCTTCGGACATGGCTGCCATGCGCGAGACGCTTTGGCCGGGTTTGATCAAGGCTTTGCAGTACAACCTCAATCGTCAGCAAACTCGGGTGCGTTTGTTCGAAAGCGGACTGCGTTTCGTCGGCCAACTCGGCCAGCTGAAACAGGAGCCGATGCTGGCAGGTGTAATTACCGGAAGCCGTCTGCCGGTGGGCTGGAGCAACGAACGGGCTGCGGCCGATTTCTATGACATGAAAGCCGATGTCGAAGCTCTGCTCGGACATGTCGGGGATGCCTCTGCGTATGATTTCGTTCCGGCTGAGCATCCTGCTTTGCATCCGGGGCAGACTGCTCGGATTGAACGAGGCGGACGCCCGGTTGGCTACATCGGCGGCCTTCATCCAGAGCTGGCCGCCACTCTGGGTATCGATCAGCCCGTCTACCTTTTCGAATTGTTGGTTGCTGAGGTCAGCGAAGGACTTTTGCCGAGTTTCAACGAGCTCTCCCGTTTCCCCGAGGTGCGACGTGATCTTGCGGTTCTGGTGGCGCAAGACGTATCGGCTGACGACCTGTTGCGGTGCATCCGTAATGCGGCGGGCGAGAACCTGACAGACCTCAAGCTATTTGATGTGTATCAGGGTAAAGGTATTGATCCCCTTAGCAAAAGTGTGGCAGTCGGCTTGACCTGGCAACACCCTTCGCGCACTCTAAACGACGACGAGGTGAGTGGTGCGCTGCAGCAAATCCTCTCCTCCCTGGAAGAAAGGTTCAATGCCACGTTAAGGAAATAG
- the thrS gene encoding threonine--tRNA ligase: protein MPIVTLPDGSQRSFDHPVSVAEVAQSIGAGLAKATVAGKVDGRLVDACDLIEQDASLQIITPKDEEGLEIIRHSCAHLVGHAVKQLYPTAKMVIGPVIAEGFYYDIAYERPFTPDDMAAIEQRMKQLIDTEYDVIKKVTPRAEVIEVFQARGEDYKLRLVEDMPDEQAMGLYYHEEYVDMCRGPHVPNTRFLKSFKLTKLSGAYWRGDAKNEQLQRIYGTAWADKKQLAAYIQRIEEAEKRDHRKIGKRLDLFHTQEEAPGMVFWHPNGWTLYQVLEQYMRVVQRENGYQEIRTPQVVDRSLWEKSGHWANYAENMFTTESESRDYAIKPMNCPCHVQVYNQGLKSYRELPLRLAEFGACHRNEPSGALHGIMRVRGFTQDDAHIFCTEEQMQSESAAFIKLTQAVYADFGFDNIELKLSTRPEKRVGSDELWDRAEAALAAALDSAGLPYDLQPGEGAFYGPKIEFSLKDCLGRVWQCGTLQLDFNLPIRLGAEYVSENNDRQHPVMLHRAILGSFERFIGILIEHYEGAFPAWLAPTQAVVMNITDKQADFALEVEKTLNQSGFRAKSDLRNEKIGFKIREHTLLKVPYLLVIGDREVETRAVAVRTREGVDLGSMPLNDFAQLLAQAVSRRGRQELE from the coding sequence ATGCCCATCGTTACTCTTCCTGACGGCAGTCAGCGTTCATTCGATCATCCGGTTTCCGTTGCTGAAGTGGCGCAGTCCATTGGTGCGGGCCTGGCCAAGGCAACCGTAGCCGGCAAGGTCGATGGCAGGCTCGTCGATGCTTGTGATTTGATCGAGCAGGACGCTTCCCTGCAGATCATTACGCCAAAGGACGAGGAGGGGCTGGAGATCATTCGCCACTCCTGTGCGCACTTGGTCGGGCATGCGGTCAAGCAGCTCTATCCGACCGCTAAGATGGTCATCGGACCGGTGATTGCGGAAGGGTTCTATTACGACATCGCCTATGAGCGCCCCTTCACACCGGACGATATGGCCGCAATCGAGCAGCGCATGAAGCAGCTGATCGATACCGAGTACGACGTGATCAAGAAGGTCACACCCCGCGCGGAAGTCATCGAGGTGTTTCAGGCGCGCGGTGAAGATTACAAGCTGCGTCTGGTTGAAGACATGCCAGACGAGCAGGCGATGGGGCTGTACTACCACGAAGAATACGTCGACATGTGCCGCGGGCCGCACGTGCCTAACACGCGCTTCCTCAAGTCCTTCAAGCTGACCAAGCTGTCGGGTGCTTACTGGCGTGGCGATGCGAAGAACGAGCAGTTGCAGCGTATCTACGGCACCGCCTGGGCTGACAAGAAGCAGCTGGCGGCATACATCCAGCGTATCGAGGAAGCCGAGAAGCGCGATCACCGCAAGATCGGCAAGCGTCTGGATCTGTTTCATACCCAAGAAGAAGCGCCGGGCATGGTGTTCTGGCATCCGAATGGCTGGACGCTGTATCAGGTGCTCGAGCAATACATGCGTGTCGTGCAGCGTGAAAACGGCTATCAGGAGATTCGCACGCCTCAGGTCGTCGATCGCAGTTTGTGGGAGAAGTCCGGACACTGGGCCAACTACGCCGAGAACATGTTCACCACCGAATCGGAGAGCCGCGACTACGCGATCAAGCCGATGAACTGCCCGTGCCACGTGCAGGTGTACAACCAGGGCTTGAAGAGCTACCGCGAGCTGCCGCTGCGCCTGGCCGAATTCGGGGCCTGTCACCGTAACGAGCCGTCGGGTGCGCTGCATGGCATCATGCGGGTGCGCGGCTTCACCCAGGACGATGCGCATATCTTCTGTACCGAAGAGCAGATGCAGTCGGAGTCGGCGGCCTTTATCAAACTGACCCAAGCGGTCTATGCGGATTTCGGCTTTGACAATATCGAACTGAAGCTGTCGACTCGTCCAGAAAAGCGTGTCGGCTCCGATGAGCTCTGGGATCGCGCCGAAGCGGCGTTGGCGGCGGCGCTCGACAGTGCTGGTCTCCCATACGATCTGCAGCCGGGCGAAGGTGCCTTTTATGGGCCGAAGATCGAGTTTTCGCTAAAGGATTGTCTGGGGCGTGTGTGGCAGTGCGGCACCCTGCAGCTGGACTTCAATCTGCCGATCCGCCTGGGCGCCGAATACGTCAGCGAGAACAACGATCGCCAGCATCCGGTCATGCTACACCGTGCCATTCTCGGCTCGTTCGAGCGGTTTATCGGCATTCTCATCGAGCACTACGAGGGCGCTTTCCCCGCCTGGCTGGCTCCGACGCAAGCTGTGGTGATGAATATCACCGACAAGCAGGCCGATTTCGCTCTGGAAGTGGAGAAAACACTCAACCAAAGCGGCTTCCGTGCCAAGTCCGACTTGAGAAACGAAAAGATCGGCTTTAAAATCCGCGAGCATACCTTGCTCAAGGTTCCCTATCTCTTGGTTATCGGAGATCGGGAAGTAGAGACACGAGCCGTTGCTGTGCGCACCCGTGAAGGCGTCGATCTGGGCTCCATGCCCCTGAATGACTTCGCCCAGTTGCTGGCACAAGCGGTTTCCCGGCGTGGTCGCCAAGAATTGGAGTAA
- the ihfA gene encoding integration host factor subunit alpha, which translates to MGALTKAEMAERLYEELGLNKREAKELVELFFEEIRQALEHNEQVKLSGFGNFDLRDKRQRPGRNPKTGEEIPITARRVVTFRPGQKLKARVEAYAGTKS; encoded by the coding sequence ATGGGGGCTCTGACGAAAGCTGAAATGGCGGAACGTCTATATGAAGAGCTAGGCTTGAATAAGCGCGAGGCCAAGGAGTTGGTCGAGCTGTTTTTCGAGGAAATCCGTCAGGCGCTCGAGCATAACGAACAGGTAAAGTTGTCCGGTTTCGGCAACTTTGACTTGCGTGATAAGCGACAGCGCCCTGGGCGTAATCCGAAAACCGGCGAGGAAATCCCAATCACGGCGCGTCGTGTCGTGACATTCCGGCCAGGCCAAAAATTAAAAGCCAGAGTCGAAGCGTATGCTGGAACCAAGTCATAA
- the rplT gene encoding 50S ribosomal protein L20: MARVKRGVVARRRHKKILKLAKGYYGARSRVFRVAKQAVIKAGQYAYRDRRQRKRQFRALWIARINAGARVNGLSYSRLIAGLKKAAIEIDRKVLAELAVNEKAAFAAIVEKAKASLA; the protein is encoded by the coding sequence ATGGCTCGTGTTAAGCGTGGCGTCGTCGCTCGTCGCCGTCACAAGAAAATCCTGAAACTCGCTAAAGGCTATTACGGCGCTCGCTCGCGCGTGTTCCGTGTTGCCAAGCAGGCGGTGATCAAGGCTGGCCAGTATGCCTACCGTGACCGCCGTCAGCGGAAGCGTCAGTTCCGCGCTCTTTGGATCGCTCGTATCAACGCTGGTGCTCGTGTAAACGGTCTGTCTTACAGCCGTTTGATCGCTGGCTTGAAGAAAGCGGCCATCGAGATCGACCGCAAGGTTCTGGCCGAGCTGGCAGTGAACGAAAAAGCAGCGTTTGCTGCAATTGTCGAAAAAGCTAAAGCTTCTCTGGCCTAA
- the pheS gene encoding phenylalanine--tRNA ligase subunit alpha codes for MENLDALVSQALEAVQHSQDINALEQIRVQYLGKKGELTLLMQTLGKLSAEERPKAGALINAAKGQVQDALLTKKTDLDQAALSAKLAAERIDVTLPGRGEASGGLHPVTRTLERIEQFFSHIGYSVAEGPEVEDDYHNFEALNIPGHHPARAMHDTFYFNANMLLRTHTSPVQVRTMESQQPPIRIVCPGRVYRCDSDITHSPMFHQVEGLLIDEGISFADLKGTIEQFLRVFFEKPLGVRFRPSFFPFTEPSAEVDMQCVMCSGKGCRVCKQTGWLEVMGCGMVHPNVLRMSGIDPEKYQGFAFGMGAERLAMLRYGVNDLRLFFDNDLRFLAQFR; via the coding sequence ATGGAAAACCTGGATGCACTGGTCTCGCAAGCGCTTGAGGCGGTGCAACATAGTCAAGACATCAATGCCCTGGAGCAGATCCGGGTCCAGTACCTGGGTAAGAAGGGTGAGCTGACGCTGCTCATGCAGACCTTGGGCAAGCTGTCCGCGGAAGAGCGCCCCAAGGCTGGGGCCTTGATTAACGCGGCCAAAGGCCAGGTTCAGGACGCATTACTCACAAAGAAAACCGACCTTGATCAAGCAGCATTGAGCGCCAAGCTCGCTGCGGAGCGGATCGATGTGACGTTGCCTGGCCGCGGCGAGGCCTCCGGCGGGCTGCATCCAGTGACGCGCACCCTGGAGCGGATCGAACAGTTCTTTAGCCATATAGGCTATAGCGTTGCGGAGGGCCCTGAAGTCGAGGATGACTATCACAACTTCGAGGCATTGAATATTCCGGGCCACCATCCGGCGCGCGCGATGCATGACACATTTTACTTCAATGCGAACATGCTGCTACGTACCCATACCTCACCGGTTCAGGTGCGTACGATGGAATCGCAGCAGCCCCCGATCCGCATCGTCTGTCCGGGGCGTGTCTATCGATGCGATTCGGATATCACCCATTCCCCGATGTTCCATCAGGTCGAAGGTTTGCTCATTGACGAGGGCATCAGCTTTGCAGACCTGAAGGGCACCATTGAGCAGTTCCTACGCGTGTTTTTCGAAAAGCCGCTGGGTGTTCGTTTTCGTCCGTCATTCTTTCCCTTCACCGAGCCGTCGGCTGAAGTGGACATGCAATGTGTGATGTGCAGCGGTAAAGGTTGTCGCGTGTGCAAGCAAACCGGCTGGCTTGAGGTGATGGGCTGCGGCATGGTGCATCCGAACGTGCTGCGCATGTCCGGTATCGACCCGGAAAAGTATCAGGGCTTCGCTTTCGGCATGGGTGCCGAGCGGCTGGCGATGCTGCGTTATGGCGTCAACGACTTACGCCTGTTCTTCGATAACGACTTGAGATTCCTGGCGCAGTTTCGCTAG
- a CDS encoding PA2778 family cysteine peptidase — protein MIRQLILLFAIALLGACARAPVIPIGSVGLPERVELDEVPFFPQEDYQCGPAALATMLTQRGVATAPEDLVPRVYLPQRKGSLQVEMVAAARAHDLLVYPLEPRLEAVLAEVAAGNPVLVLQNLAFDRWPQWHFAVVVGYDLAAQTVVLRSGTTRRWTGSFHQFERSWAKGKRWAVVTVAPDQLPRTATETVWLRAANDLEQTDHDDAAMTAYETAAEHWNSGLAWFALANARYAQGDKRAAERALRTSVQRDDSFAAGWFNLSQVLAEQGCPVQSSAARACAARLVPDDERFKAELLQRRGEAAACQEPPPCPVL, from the coding sequence TTGATCAGGCAGCTAATCCTGCTGTTCGCGATAGCCCTTCTCGGGGCGTGTGCGCGGGCGCCGGTCATTCCGATCGGTTCCGTAGGACTCCCCGAGCGGGTTGAGTTGGATGAGGTTCCTTTCTTCCCGCAGGAAGACTATCAATGCGGGCCTGCAGCGCTTGCCACAATGCTCACCCAACGTGGCGTTGCTACCGCGCCGGAAGATCTTGTTCCGAGGGTCTATCTTCCGCAGCGTAAGGGCAGCCTGCAGGTCGAAATGGTAGCCGCTGCCCGAGCGCATGACTTGCTGGTTTATCCGTTAGAGCCTCGGCTGGAGGCGGTGTTGGCCGAAGTGGCGGCGGGGAACCCCGTTCTGGTGCTGCAGAACCTTGCCTTTGATCGCTGGCCTCAGTGGCATTTTGCGGTCGTGGTGGGATACGACCTTGCGGCTCAGACTGTCGTACTGCGTTCCGGGACCACTCGACGCTGGACCGGCAGCTTTCATCAGTTCGAACGAAGCTGGGCCAAAGGTAAACGTTGGGCGGTAGTGACCGTGGCACCTGATCAGCTGCCTCGCACTGCCACGGAGACGGTTTGGCTGAGGGCGGCGAACGATCTTGAGCAAACGGATCATGACGATGCGGCTATGACCGCTTACGAGACCGCAGCCGAGCATTGGAACAGCGGGTTGGCCTGGTTTGCGCTGGCCAATGCTCGATATGCGCAGGGTGACAAACGTGCCGCCGAGCGAGCGCTGCGGACCAGTGTTCAGCGCGACGATTCCTTTGCTGCTGGCTGGTTCAACCTCTCGCAGGTATTGGCGGAGCAGGGATGCCCCGTGCAGTCATCCGCCGCTCGTGCATGCGCCGCACGACTCGTGCCCGACGACGAGCGATTTAAGGCGGAGTTGCTTCAAAGGCGCGGCGAAGCGGCTGCCTGTCAGGAACCTCCGCCTTGTCCGGTGTTGTGA
- the infC gene encoding translation initiation factor IF-3 produces MTIKREMRQDKRAAPKAPINENISAREVRLIGADGEQVGIVSIDEALRIAEEAKLDLVEISADAVPPVCRIMDYGKHLFEKKKQVAAAKKNQKQIQVKEVKFRPGTEEGDYQVKLRNLVRFLSDGDRAKVSLRFRGREMAHQELGMELLKRVEADLAEYGSVEQHPKMEGRQLIMVIAPKKKK; encoded by the coding sequence ATGACTATTAAGCGTGAAATGAGACAGGATAAACGAGCTGCACCCAAGGCCCCGATCAACGAGAATATCTCGGCTCGTGAGGTCCGTTTGATTGGTGCTGATGGCGAGCAGGTTGGCATCGTCTCGATTGATGAAGCGCTTCGTATAGCTGAAGAAGCCAAATTGGATCTGGTGGAAATTTCCGCCGATGCGGTTCCTCCCGTATGCCGGATCATGGATTACGGCAAGCACCTCTTTGAAAAGAAGAAGCAGGTCGCTGCAGCGAAGAAGAACCAGAAGCAGATCCAGGTTAAAGAAGTAAAGTTTCGTCCAGGGACGGAAGAGGGCGACTACCAGGTTAAGCTACGCAACCTGGTGCGTTTCCTGAGTGACGGGGACAGGGCCAAGGTATCGTTGAGATTCCGTGGTCGTGAGATGGCTCATCAGGAGCTGGGGATGGAATTGTTGAAGCGGGTCGAAGCTGATCTTGCTGAATACGGTTCGGTCGAACAGCATCCAAAGATGGAAGGACGCCAGCTGATCATGGTCATCGCTCCCAAGAAGAAAAAGTAA
- a CDS encoding MerR family transcriptional regulator, which yields MLEPSHNDELPTIPGKRYFTIGEVSELCAVKPHVLRYWEQEFPQLNPVKRRGNRRYYQRQDVLLIRQIRSLLYEQGFTIGGARQRMSGDEARDDTTQYKQLIRQVITELEDVLQLLKN from the coding sequence ATGCTGGAACCAAGTCATAACGACGAATTGCCGACGATACCTGGAAAGCGCTACTTCACTATCGGTGAGGTAAGTGAGCTGTGTGCGGTCAAACCACACGTGCTGCGCTATTGGGAGCAGGAGTTCCCCCAGCTGAACCCGGTGAAGCGGCGAGGCAACCGCCGCTATTACCAGCGTCAGGACGTCCTGTTGATCCGGCAAATCCGGTCGCTGCTTTACGAGCAGGGATTCACTATCGGCGGGGCTCGTCAGCGAATGTCTGGTGATGAGGCCCGAGACGACACCACTCAGTACAAACAACTGATCCGGCAAGTGATTACCGAACTTGAGGATGTGCTTCAGCTCCTTAAGAATTAA
- a CDS encoding PA2779 family protein translates to MFNSSVMKRVATLLAALHFMLFAQIPLAQATMIGTPEVIAEQQQQVDRQQLLTMLEDEDVQKKLVSMGVERDQVEQRINSLTPAELAQFNQQLDQAPAGAGVVGVIVLFLVIFIITDMLCATNIFNFINCINR, encoded by the coding sequence ATGTTCAACTCGTCCGTGATGAAGCGTGTCGCCACACTCTTGGCCGCGTTGCATTTCATGCTGTTTGCACAGATTCCGCTGGCCCAGGCAACCATGATCGGCACCCCGGAGGTTATCGCCGAGCAACAACAGCAGGTGGATCGCCAGCAATTGCTGACGATGCTTGAAGATGAAGACGTTCAGAAAAAGCTGGTGTCGATGGGCGTCGAGCGGGATCAGGTCGAGCAGCGAATCAACAGTCTGACACCGGCGGAACTCGCACAATTCAATCAACAACTGGATCAGGCGCCTGCCGGTGCCGGAGTGGTTGGGGTCATCGTTCTGTTTCTGGTGATCTTCATCATCACGGACATGCTGTGTGCCACCAACATCTTCAACTTCATCAACTGTATTAATCGTTGA
- a CDS encoding FAD-binding oxidoreductase: MSHTPYPSSYYAASANPANARDALNSSIETDVCVIGAGYTGLSSALFLLEQGFRVVVLEAAKVGFGASGRNGGQIVNSYSRDIDAVERSAGSDEARLIGAMAFEGGRIIRERVARSGIDCDLKNGGVFAAFNLKQMRHLEAQKSLWERYGYDQLEMLDHDGIRNVVSCDRYIGGMLDHGGGHIHPLNLALGEAAAIESLGGVIYEQSPAIRIERGSNPRVHTPNGQVTAKFVVIAGNAYLGALVPELAAKSMPCGTQVIATEPLAPDLAASLLPQDYCVEDCNYLLDYFRLSADKRLIYGGGVVYGARDPADVDSVIRPKMLKTFPQLQNIKTDYAWTGNFLLTLSRLPQVGRLDDNLYYSQGCSGHGVTYTHVAGKVIAEALRGQAERFDALASLPHYPFPGGQTFSAPLSALGALYYSLRDRIGF, from the coding sequence ATGTCGCACACCCCGTACCCGTCATCGTATTACGCAGCTTCGGCGAATCCAGCAAACGCGCGCGATGCCCTGAATAGCAGTATCGAAACTGATGTTTGCGTCATCGGCGCAGGCTATACAGGACTGTCAAGCGCACTATTCCTGCTGGAGCAAGGCTTTCGGGTCGTCGTTCTGGAGGCAGCGAAAGTCGGCTTCGGCGCATCCGGGCGCAATGGCGGTCAGATCGTCAATAGCTACAGTCGTGATATCGACGCGGTCGAACGCAGCGCCGGGAGCGACGAAGCGCGCCTGATCGGAGCGATGGCATTCGAAGGCGGGCGAATCATTCGCGAGCGAGTCGCACGTTCTGGCATCGATTGCGACCTGAAAAACGGAGGCGTGTTCGCGGCGTTCAATCTCAAGCAGATGCGTCATTTGGAAGCACAAAAGTCGCTCTGGGAACGCTACGGTTACGATCAGCTGGAGATGCTCGATCACGACGGCATTCGAAATGTCGTGTCCTGCGATCGTTATATCGGCGGCATGCTCGATCACGGCGGCGGCCATATTCACCCACTCAACCTCGCCCTGGGCGAAGCGGCGGCGATCGAGTCGCTCGGTGGCGTTATCTATGAGCAGAGCCCGGCAATCCGTATCGAACGAGGAAGCAACCCACGTGTGCATACCCCAAACGGGCAGGTGACGGCGAAGTTCGTAGTGATCGCCGGAAATGCTTATCTTGGAGCGCTGGTTCCCGAGCTGGCGGCGAAATCCATGCCCTGCGGTACGCAAGTCATCGCCACCGAACCCCTGGCCCCTGACCTAGCGGCGAGCCTGTTGCCTCAGGATTACTGTGTCGAGGACTGCAATTACTTGCTCGATTACTTCCGCCTCTCCGCTGACAAACGCCTGATCTACGGTGGCGGAGTGGTTTACGGCGCGCGTGATCCAGCCGATGTCGATTCGGTCATCCGACCCAAGATGCTCAAGACGTTCCCTCAATTGCAAAACATCAAGACGGACTATGCCTGGACTGGCAACTTTCTGCTGACGCTGTCCCGCTTACCCCAAGTCGGCCGGCTCGATGACAACCTCTATTATTCCCAAGGGTGCAGCGGCCACGGCGTCACCTATACCCATGTGGCGGGAAAGGTAATCGCCGAGGCCTTACGGGGACAGGCTGAACGCTTCGATGCCCTTGCCAGCCTGCCTCACTACCCGTTCCCCGGTGGACAAACTTTCAGCGCACCGCTCAGTGCGCTCGGCGCGCTCTACTACAGCCTGCGAGACAGAATTGGCTTTTGA